A section of the Verrucomicrobium sp. GAS474 genome encodes:
- a CDS encoding helix-turn-helix domain-containing protein has translation MLKPTEILQQLSESRIYRDYEAAFSDATRLPLALRPHEIWRHAMEGKKNQNPFCLLLAQSSRSCAACLEVQQKMTDGAQAGEKSATVTCFAGLSDTAVPLRVGTEVIGFLQTGQVALGKPSRAGFSRVCRQLIEWGVEVDLRRLEDAYFHGKVLSPEQYGAMIRLLEIFAQHLSAFANQLLIRKTQEESPMVTKAKRLIADRSGDDLSLDEMAKALNVSTFYFCKLFRKATGLTFTEYLSRTRVEKARNLLVNPNLRVSEIAFECGFGSLGHFNRVFRKIAGASPSAYRERLLKPAPAKAAKAAKSKVPAGR, from the coding sequence ATGCTGAAGCCCACCGAAATCCTTCAGCAGCTTTCCGAATCCCGGATCTATCGGGACTACGAGGCGGCGTTCAGCGACGCCACGCGGCTCCCCCTGGCCCTTCGTCCGCACGAGATCTGGCGGCATGCGATGGAGGGGAAGAAGAACCAGAACCCGTTCTGCCTCCTCCTCGCCCAGTCGAGCCGGAGCTGCGCCGCCTGCCTGGAGGTGCAGCAGAAGATGACCGACGGCGCGCAGGCGGGGGAGAAATCGGCGACGGTCACCTGTTTCGCCGGACTTTCCGATACCGCCGTGCCGCTCCGCGTGGGGACCGAGGTGATCGGGTTCCTCCAGACGGGGCAGGTGGCGTTGGGGAAGCCGAGCCGGGCGGGGTTCTCCCGGGTCTGCCGCCAGTTGATCGAGTGGGGCGTCGAGGTCGACCTCCGCCGGTTGGAGGATGCCTATTTCCACGGCAAGGTTCTCTCTCCCGAGCAATACGGGGCGATGATCCGGCTGCTCGAGATCTTCGCCCAGCACCTCTCGGCCTTCGCGAACCAGCTCCTCATCCGCAAGACGCAGGAGGAATCGCCGATGGTGACGAAGGCGAAACGCCTCATCGCCGACCGGAGCGGGGACGACCTCTCCCTCGACGAGATGGCGAAGGCGCTCAACGTCAGCACCTTTTATTTCTGCAAGCTCTTCCGCAAGGCGACGGGGCTGACCTTCACCGAGTACCTTTCCCGGACCCGGGTCGAGAAGGCGCGGAACCTCCTCGTGAACCCGAACCTCCGGGTGAGCGAGATCGCCTTCGAGTGCGGCTTCGGCTCCCTCGGCCACTTCAACCGGGTCTTCCGCAAGATCGCGGGGGCCTCCCCCAGCGCGTACCGGGAGAGGCTCCTGAAACCGGCCCCGGCCAAGGCCGCTAAAGCCGCGAAATCAAAAGTTCCCGCTGGAAGATAA
- a CDS encoding phosphoenolpyruvate carboxykinase (GTP) yields the protein MPLLPSSPKSLPGHPGVLAWVREMETLCRPAAVHWCDGGEAEKKSLTELAVAAGILIPLNAKRWPGCYLHRSHPGDVARVEERTFICTRTRQEAGPTNHWTAPDAMYQRLHKLCEGGMAGRTMYVVPYLMGPPGSALTKVGVEVTDSIYVALSMGIMTRMGAVAWQHLAQLGKTGTFTKGLHCTLGVDAERRYIAHFPQDNAIISTGSNYGGNVLLGKKCLALRLGSFLGRDEGWMAEHMLILGVESPEGEKAYVAAAFPSACGKTNFAMMVPPKRFRGWKVTTVGDDIAWMRPGTDGRLYAVNPEAGYFGVVPGTNYQSNPNAMISMSRDTIFTNVALTPDGDPWWEGKDGEPPARAIDWKGKPWTPASKEKAAHPNSRFAAPMRNNPALDPGVDRPEGVPISAIVFGGRRATTMPLVFQTFNWIHGVYVGATMGSETTAAAGGQTGVVRRDPMAMLPFCGYNMGDYFTHWLRMRKLLRNPPKIFHVNWFRRDADGDGAFLWPGFGENMRVLKWIVDRCQGRVPALETPLGWMPEAKDIDMKGLTKEDNDRLARSLAIDIEGWKNEVMLQDELFLKLYADLPKELIFQRELLISRL from the coding sequence ATGCCCCTCCTTCCTTCCTCCCCGAAGTCCCTCCCCGGCCATCCCGGCGTCCTCGCCTGGGTGCGGGAGATGGAGACCCTCTGCCGTCCCGCCGCCGTCCATTGGTGCGACGGCGGCGAGGCTGAAAAGAAGAGCCTCACCGAACTCGCCGTCGCCGCCGGAATCCTCATCCCGCTCAACGCGAAGCGGTGGCCCGGCTGCTACCTCCACCGCTCCCACCCGGGCGACGTCGCCCGCGTCGAGGAGCGGACCTTCATCTGCACCCGGACGCGGCAGGAGGCGGGGCCGACCAACCACTGGACCGCGCCCGACGCCATGTACCAGCGCCTCCACAAGCTCTGCGAGGGTGGCATGGCGGGACGGACGATGTACGTCGTCCCCTACCTCATGGGGCCGCCGGGATCGGCGCTGACGAAGGTCGGCGTCGAGGTCACCGATTCGATCTACGTCGCCCTCAGCATGGGGATCATGACCCGGATGGGAGCGGTGGCGTGGCAGCACCTGGCGCAGCTCGGCAAGACGGGGACCTTCACGAAGGGCCTCCACTGCACCCTCGGCGTCGATGCGGAGCGGCGCTACATCGCCCACTTCCCGCAGGACAACGCGATCATCTCCACCGGCTCGAATTACGGCGGCAACGTCCTCCTGGGGAAGAAGTGCCTCGCCCTCCGCCTCGGCTCCTTCCTGGGCCGGGACGAGGGGTGGATGGCCGAACACATGCTGATCCTCGGCGTCGAGTCGCCCGAGGGGGAGAAAGCCTACGTCGCCGCCGCCTTCCCGAGCGCCTGCGGCAAGACGAACTTCGCCATGATGGTCCCGCCGAAGCGGTTCCGGGGCTGGAAGGTGACCACCGTCGGAGACGACATCGCCTGGATGCGGCCCGGCACCGACGGGCGGCTCTACGCCGTCAATCCCGAGGCGGGCTACTTCGGCGTCGTCCCGGGGACGAACTACCAGTCGAACCCGAACGCGATGATCTCGATGTCCCGCGACACGATCTTCACCAACGTCGCCCTCACGCCCGATGGCGATCCTTGGTGGGAGGGGAAGGACGGGGAGCCCCCCGCCCGGGCGATCGACTGGAAGGGGAAACCGTGGACTCCCGCCTCGAAGGAAAAGGCGGCCCATCCGAACAGCCGCTTCGCCGCGCCGATGCGGAACAATCCCGCCCTCGATCCCGGGGTCGACCGGCCCGAGGGGGTCCCGATCAGCGCCATCGTCTTCGGCGGCCGACGCGCCACCACGATGCCCCTCGTCTTCCAGACCTTCAACTGGATCCACGGCGTCTACGTCGGCGCGACGATGGGCTCGGAGACGACCGCCGCCGCCGGCGGCCAGACCGGCGTGGTGCGGCGCGACCCGATGGCGATGCTCCCCTTCTGCGGCTACAACATGGGGGACTACTTCACCCACTGGCTCCGCATGAGGAAGCTGCTCCGGAACCCGCCGAAAATTTTCCACGTGAACTGGTTCCGCCGCGATGCCGACGGGGACGGCGCCTTCCTCTGGCCCGGTTTCGGGGAGAACATGCGGGTCCTGAAATGGATCGTCGACCGCTGCCAGGGCCGCGTCCCCGCGCTGGAGACCCCCCTCGGCTGGATGCCCGAGGCGAAGGACATCGACATGAAGGGGCTGACGAAGGAGGACAACGACCGCCTCGCCCGCTCCCTCGCGATCGACATCGAGGGCTGGAAGAACGAGGTGATGCTCCAGGACGAGCTCTTCCTGAAGCTCTACGCCGACCTCCCGAAGGAGCTTATCTTCCAGCGGGAACTTTTGATTTCGCGGCTTTAG
- a CDS encoding DMT family transporter has protein sequence MNSLGFLSLALLAGMMLPLQGGINNPLKQTFGSSLIPAFVTFSVGSLFLLLYAVVTRVAMPEARLIARIPWWNWIGGGLCGAIFISLMIGLCTRLGAGTLFALIVAGEMVMSLTLDHFGWLGFASHAATPGRLAGVVLLIGGIYLIEHA, from the coding sequence ATGAACAGCCTCGGTTTCCTCTCTTTGGCGCTTCTGGCGGGAATGATGTTGCCCCTGCAGGGCGGCATCAACAATCCGCTGAAGCAAACCTTCGGCTCCTCCCTCATCCCGGCCTTCGTCACCTTCTCCGTCGGCTCCCTTTTCCTTCTCCTCTACGCCGTCGTCACCCGGGTGGCGATGCCCGAGGCGCGGCTGATCGCCCGGATCCCGTGGTGGAACTGGATCGGCGGCGGCCTCTGCGGCGCGATCTTCATCAGCCTCATGATCGGCCTCTGCACCCGCCTCGGCGCGGGGACCCTCTTCGCCCTCATCGTGGCGGGGGAGATGGTGATGTCGCTCACTCTCGACCACTTCGGGTGGCTCGGCTTCGCCTCCCACGCCGCCACGCCCGGACGGCTCGCCGGGGTCGTCCTCCTCATCGGCGGCATTTATCTGATCGAACATGCCTGA
- a CDS encoding AraC family transcriptional regulator, producing the protein MPPETLSPIPPDLAHAEEAAAWRPIEGSWRPLYGSFPGEGMSVEWHDFETEKPFDWSRSFHAPSLEICLNFSGEARFGMNGAGKEMQPLAARQAALYTTGKERLKAQRLPGMRHRFVTIELSAGFMGTALGTPELRAGLRDDVHRFLDAPEESVPLLEIFPLPTALLALREQLLEPPVPPAARPLWYPAKVAEVMGQILFKAEGEPELFCERRKRQMRERIDRVCFLLKRDLENPPTLEMLAKEVGCSTFYLSRTFSQAVGMTLPQYLRGVRIERAAELLRNGGKGGAGKTVTEVAFEVGYTSLSAFNSAFVEIIGCCPGLYPMAANSKIAMARRPSAANGK; encoded by the coding sequence ATGCCGCCCGAGACCCTTTCCCCCATCCCCCCCGACCTCGCCCATGCGGAGGAAGCGGCGGCGTGGCGTCCCATCGAGGGGAGCTGGCGGCCGCTTTACGGCAGTTTCCCGGGGGAGGGGATGAGCGTCGAGTGGCACGACTTCGAGACCGAGAAGCCGTTCGACTGGAGCCGGAGCTTCCACGCGCCGAGCCTCGAAATCTGCCTCAATTTCTCGGGCGAGGCCCGCTTCGGGATGAACGGGGCGGGGAAGGAAATGCAGCCGCTCGCCGCCCGGCAGGCCGCCCTCTACACGACGGGGAAGGAGCGGCTGAAGGCGCAGCGTCTTCCCGGGATGCGGCACCGCTTCGTGACGATCGAGCTCTCGGCCGGGTTCATGGGGACCGCCCTCGGGACGCCGGAACTCCGCGCCGGGCTCCGGGACGACGTCCACCGCTTCCTCGACGCCCCGGAGGAGTCGGTCCCGCTCCTTGAGATCTTCCCCCTCCCCACCGCCCTCCTCGCCCTGCGGGAGCAGCTCCTGGAGCCCCCGGTCCCGCCCGCCGCCCGGCCCCTGTGGTACCCGGCGAAGGTCGCCGAGGTAATGGGGCAGATCCTCTTCAAGGCCGAGGGGGAGCCGGAACTCTTCTGCGAGCGGCGCAAGCGGCAGATGCGGGAACGGATCGACCGGGTCTGTTTCCTCCTGAAGCGCGACCTCGAAAACCCGCCGACCCTCGAGATGCTGGCGAAGGAGGTCGGCTGCAGCACCTTCTACCTCAGCCGGACGTTCTCCCAGGCCGTCGGGATGACCCTCCCCCAATACCTGCGCGGCGTCCGCATCGAGCGGGCGGCGGAGCTCCTCCGCAACGGCGGCAAGGGGGGCGCGGGGAAGACGGTGACCGAGGTCGCCTTCGAGGTCGGCTACACCTCGCTCAGCGCCTTCAACAGCGCCTTCGTCGAGATCATCGGCTGCTGCCCCGGCCTCTATCCGATGGCGGCGAACAGCAAGATCGCGATGGCGCGCCGCCCCTCGGCGGCCAATGGAAAATAA
- a CDS encoding transcriptional repressor produces the protein MKKRSAPPSLLSSCGCGCAGDGETHLGLAVTSVKGEARTDAKGEAKASDRYSAAVEACRRAGLRKTVARDTILAFLDRRGTPVTLSSVAEAPGIAEQCDPATVFRVLQKLEEIGVVRRIWLHERTPYYVLAEAGRHNDYVLCVGCGKVEPTGLDCPGRAMEAEVTSRLGYASVRHELGFYGLCPACQKKQG, from the coding sequence ATGAAGAAGCGTTCCGCTCCGCCCTCCCTCCTCTCGTCGTGCGGCTGCGGCTGCGCCGGGGACGGGGAGACCCACCTCGGCCTCGCCGTCACCTCGGTGAAGGGAGAGGCAAGGACCGATGCAAAAGGGGAGGCGAAGGCCTCCGACCGTTACAGCGCCGCCGTCGAGGCCTGCCGCCGGGCGGGATTGCGGAAGACGGTGGCCCGGGACACGATCCTCGCCTTCCTCGACCGGCGCGGCACCCCGGTAACCCTCTCCTCCGTCGCCGAGGCCCCGGGCATCGCCGAGCAGTGCGATCCGGCGACGGTCTTCCGTGTCCTGCAGAAGCTCGAGGAGATCGGCGTCGTCCGCCGCATCTGGCTTCACGAGCGGACCCCCTACTACGTCCTCGCCGAGGCGGGCCGCCACAACGATTACGTCCTCTGCGTCGGCTGCGGCAAAGTCGAGCCGACCGGCCTCGACTGCCCCGGACGGGCCATGGAGGCCGAAGTCACTTCCCGCCTCGGCTACGCCTCGGTGCGGCATGAGCTCGGCTTCTACGGCCTCTGTCCCGCGTGCCAGAAGAAGCAGGGCTAG
- a CDS encoding helix-turn-helix transcriptional regulator: MPHPSLSTAATARELRRLGLVQAQAPAFSFADGTGKEPRTLAYGWHRHANHQLLYAFHGTVRLETAEEVWLLPPHRAAWIPAGARHRTILAGVSLGNVYFDPKRYPSLGGERSRIRVFAAPPLLREMIGYSLRWTNKPRRAEERRYAADFFATLAQLCRTLCAEPRLPYSLPRIGPDRLRAAAEQALSTPGAAALADVARAAALSERTFRRRFHEAAGMTWREYALRARLLLAMEKLAGGKENVTETALAVGFNSLSAFGKAFAGFTGETPNAFRLRSLSSPADPASPASSGTRDRGRRSRAHAAPRRSRGGK; encoded by the coding sequence ATGCCCCACCCCTCCCTTTCCACCGCCGCCACCGCCCGGGAACTCCGCCGCCTCGGCCTCGTCCAGGCGCAGGCCCCCGCCTTCTCCTTCGCCGACGGGACGGGGAAAGAGCCGCGCACCCTCGCCTACGGCTGGCACCGGCACGCAAACCACCAGCTCCTCTACGCCTTCCACGGCACCGTCCGGCTCGAGACCGCCGAGGAGGTCTGGCTCCTTCCGCCCCACCGGGCGGCATGGATTCCGGCCGGGGCCCGCCACCGGACGATCCTCGCGGGGGTCTCCCTCGGCAACGTCTACTTCGACCCGAAACGGTATCCCTCCCTCGGCGGGGAACGGAGCCGCATCCGGGTCTTCGCCGCGCCCCCCCTCCTGCGGGAGATGATCGGCTATTCGCTCCGCTGGACGAACAAGCCCCGGCGGGCCGAGGAACGGCGCTACGCCGCCGATTTCTTCGCCACCCTCGCCCAGCTCTGCCGCACCCTCTGCGCCGAGCCCCGCCTTCCCTACTCCCTGCCCCGGATCGGCCCCGACCGCCTCCGGGCGGCGGCGGAACAGGCGCTCTCCACCCCCGGCGCGGCGGCCCTCGCCGACGTCGCGCGGGCCGCCGCCCTTTCGGAACGGACCTTCCGCCGCCGCTTTCACGAGGCGGCGGGGATGACGTGGCGGGAATACGCCCTCCGGGCGCGCCTCCTGCTGGCGATGGAGAAACTGGCGGGAGGAAAGGAGAACGTGACCGAGACCGCCCTCGCCGTCGGGTTCAACAGCCTCAGCGCATTCGGCAAGGCCTTCGCCGGCTTCACGGGAGAGACGCCGAATGCGTTCCGGCTCCGCTCCCTCAGCTCTCCCGCCGATCCCGCTAGCCCTGCTTCTTCTGGCACGCGGGACAGAGGCCGTAGAAGCCGAGCTCATGCCGCACCGAGGCGTAGCCGAGGCGGGAAGTGA
- a CDS encoding class I SAM-dependent methyltransferase: protein MTNLSAAASAHRAEILEQFTKQAGPFAARPEHSDAEIFAKILDFSGVGPGDEVLDVACGPGLVTCAFAARAGRVTGIDLTPAMIAEARRTEAARGARNVAWEVGDAEALPFADGTFSMVVTRYSFHHLTEPERAWREMVRVCRPGGTVLVIDASVPLEQAEAYDRFERFRDPSHSRVIPLESFEPMAAEVGLEAVRMGFYRLDVGIESLLASSFPRPGDDELLRALYREEALRGIDSGGLAPREENGELRISFPTLMVAGRKAMAR, encoded by the coding sequence ATGACAAACCTTTCTGCCGCCGCCTCGGCCCATCGGGCGGAGATCCTCGAACAGTTCACGAAACAGGCCGGTCCCTTCGCCGCCCGGCCCGAGCACTCCGATGCGGAAATCTTCGCGAAGATCCTCGACTTCTCCGGCGTCGGCCCGGGGGACGAGGTCCTCGACGTCGCCTGCGGGCCGGGGCTGGTCACCTGCGCCTTCGCGGCGCGGGCGGGCCGGGTCACGGGGATCGACCTCACCCCGGCGATGATCGCCGAGGCCCGGCGGACCGAGGCGGCGCGCGGGGCGCGGAACGTGGCGTGGGAGGTCGGCGACGCCGAGGCGCTCCCCTTCGCCGACGGCACGTTCTCGATGGTCGTCACCCGCTACTCGTTCCACCACCTCACCGAGCCCGAGCGGGCCTGGCGGGAGATGGTCCGCGTCTGTCGCCCGGGCGGGACGGTGCTGGTCATCGACGCCTCGGTCCCGCTGGAGCAGGCCGAGGCCTACGACCGCTTCGAGCGGTTCCGCGATCCCTCCCACTCCCGCGTGATCCCGCTGGAGAGCTTCGAGCCGATGGCCGCCGAGGTCGGCCTGGAGGCGGTGCGGATGGGATTCTACCGCCTCGACGTCGGCATCGAATCGCTCCTCGCCTCCTCGTTCCCGAGGCCGGGCGACGACGAGCTGCTCCGCGCCCTCTACCGGGAGGAGGCGCTGCGGGGGATCGACTCCGGCGGCCTCGCGCCGCGGGAGGAGAACGGCGAACTGCGGATCTCGTTCCCCACGCTGATGGTGGCGGGGAGAAAGGCGATGGCCAGATAA
- a CDS encoding ATP-binding protein, whose protein sequence is MTEPSPSGTATPAAGEPSAVPDLALDLQTTRTLLDGVIRHALRGTAAFRALRDARGRITDFACLLANPAAGLFFGEDPDAAPQPEAKKKGRAWSEKTLLEAAPHLDFEGIFETFVAVANSGEPVEFEYYTEHYAAPHWFQINAARLGDGFAATFTDITSRKAIEQDLAESRHLLDGVLRSGVDGMLAFSAIRDENGKIIDFRFILANPAAERTWGGGQSGKGLVGQRLLEVLPQHRESPLFNHLVHIVESGQSDEFEYETIPPTPTPLQAFAGTMKPAAPEWFRIAGAPLGEGIAITCTNISSRKWAERDLVKAKEKAEAADRAKGEFLAMMSHELRTPMNGVIGFSNILLETTGVDAQQKDYINTIKRSAESLLSLINDLLDFSKIEANKLEVESCPFQLRACIGDAVEILSPQYRAKGLALVQEIADDVPEHLIGDSARLRQILVNLLSNSAKFTEKGGVTLRAFLGEGLAGDGTRHLHLEVSDTGIGMTEEVIARLFRPFTQADSSTTRKYGGTGLGLAICKRLVDLMGGALAATSVPGQGSTFRFTLPCRAHTPSPAEAASNASNDESLPFAARYPMRILVAEDNAINMRLVLLLLKQMGFGGHPAANGIECLEAVRAAKKTNAYPYDVILMDMQMPEMDGLECTRALRSEGNPIQIIALTADAINGAKERCLEAGMNSYLTKPLNRKALENALREAWLAGRAGAN, encoded by the coding sequence ATGACGGAGCCCTCCCCATCCGGAACGGCGACGCCAGCGGCAGGGGAACCGTCGGCCGTCCCCGACCTCGCCCTCGACCTCCAGACGACGCGGACCCTCCTCGACGGCGTCATCCGCCACGCCCTGCGCGGGACCGCCGCCTTCCGCGCCCTCCGGGACGCCCGGGGCCGGATCACCGACTTCGCCTGCCTCCTGGCCAACCCCGCCGCCGGGCTCTTCTTCGGCGAGGACCCCGATGCCGCCCCCCAGCCGGAGGCGAAAAAGAAGGGCAGGGCGTGGTCGGAAAAGACCCTCCTGGAGGCCGCCCCCCACCTCGATTTCGAGGGCATTTTCGAGACCTTCGTCGCCGTCGCCAACAGCGGCGAGCCGGTCGAGTTCGAGTATTACACCGAGCATTACGCCGCCCCCCACTGGTTCCAGATCAACGCCGCCCGCCTCGGCGACGGCTTCGCCGCGACCTTCACCGACATCACCTCCCGGAAGGCGATCGAGCAGGACCTGGCCGAGAGCCGCCACCTCCTCGACGGCGTCCTCCGCAGCGGCGTCGATGGCATGCTCGCCTTCTCCGCCATCCGCGACGAGAACGGGAAGATCATCGACTTCCGCTTCATCCTCGCGAACCCCGCCGCGGAGCGGACCTGGGGCGGCGGCCAAAGCGGAAAGGGCCTCGTCGGCCAGCGCCTCCTCGAGGTCCTCCCCCAGCACCGGGAGAGCCCCCTCTTCAACCACCTCGTCCACATCGTCGAGAGCGGCCAGAGCGACGAGTTCGAGTACGAGACCATCCCCCCGACGCCGACGCCGCTCCAGGCCTTCGCCGGGACGATGAAGCCCGCCGCGCCGGAGTGGTTCCGCATCGCGGGCGCCCCGCTCGGCGAGGGGATCGCCATCACCTGCACGAACATCTCCTCCCGGAAATGGGCCGAGCGCGACCTCGTGAAGGCGAAGGAAAAGGCCGAGGCCGCCGACCGGGCGAAGGGCGAGTTCCTGGCCATGATGAGCCACGAGCTGCGGACCCCGATGAACGGCGTCATCGGCTTCAGCAACATCCTGCTGGAGACCACCGGCGTCGATGCCCAGCAGAAGGACTACATCAACACGATCAAGCGGAGCGCCGAGTCCCTCCTCTCCCTCATCAACGACCTCCTCGACTTCTCCAAGATCGAGGCGAACAAGCTCGAGGTCGAGAGCTGCCCCTTCCAGCTCCGCGCCTGCATCGGCGACGCCGTCGAGATCCTCAGCCCCCAGTACCGGGCGAAGGGCCTCGCCCTCGTCCAGGAGATCGCCGACGACGTCCCGGAGCATCTCATCGGCGATTCGGCCCGCCTCCGCCAGATCCTCGTCAACCTCCTCTCGAACTCGGCGAAGTTCACCGAGAAGGGCGGCGTCACGCTCCGCGCCTTCCTCGGAGAAGGTCTCGCCGGGGACGGCACGCGCCACCTCCACCTGGAGGTCTCCGACACCGGCATCGGGATGACGGAGGAGGTCATCGCCCGCCTCTTCCGCCCCTTCACCCAGGCCGATTCCTCGACCACGCGGAAATACGGCGGCACCGGCCTCGGCCTCGCGATCTGCAAGCGCCTCGTCGACCTCATGGGCGGCGCCCTCGCCGCCACCTCGGTCCCCGGCCAGGGGAGCACCTTCCGCTTCACCCTCCCCTGCCGCGCCCACACCCCCTCCCCCGCCGAGGCCGCCTCCAACGCCTCGAACGACGAGAGCCTCCCCTTCGCCGCCCGCTACCCGATGCGGATCCTCGTCGCCGAGGACAACGCCATCAACATGCGCCTCGTCCTCCTCCTGCTGAAGCAGATGGGCTTCGGCGGCCATCCCGCCGCCAACGGGATCGAGTGCCTCGAGGCCGTCCGCGCCGCGAAGAAGACCAACGCCTATCCCTACGACGTCATCCTCATGGACATGCAGATGCCCGAGATGGACGGCCTCGAATGCACCCGCGCCCTCCGCTCCGAGGGGAATCCGATCCAGATCATCGCCCTCACCGCCGACGCCATCAACGGCGCGAAGGAGCGGTGCCTGGAGGCGGGGATGAACAGCTACCTCACGAAGCCGCTGAACCGGAAAGCCCTGGAGAACGCCCTGCGCGAAGCCTGGCTCGCGGGCCGGGCGGGGGCGAATTAA
- a CDS encoding DUF1318 domain-containing protein, whose translation MTFPRRPLLLALPCVSLLLNGCAPTVNVAVPKPVVIDVNMKVDVTSRNEAPKPAADATKDKTGGAAEDAHNLSSEVQSLKETHFIGEAATGYVAIRDLPAGNAAAGKVNTGENYGDYIKRIVDEENRARRTIYGTQASTQGTTLDVEARAAGKRLFSQANSGEWLQDENGKWTQK comes from the coding sequence ATGACCTTCCCCCGCCGCCCCCTCCTCCTCGCCCTTCCCTGCGTCTCGCTCCTCCTCAACGGCTGCGCGCCGACGGTGAACGTCGCCGTCCCGAAGCCCGTCGTCATCGACGTCAACATGAAGGTCGACGTCACCAGCCGCAACGAGGCCCCGAAACCCGCCGCCGACGCCACCAAGGACAAGACCGGCGGGGCCGCCGAGGACGCCCACAACCTGAGCTCCGAAGTCCAGTCGCTGAAGGAGACCCACTTCATCGGCGAGGCGGCCACCGGCTACGTCGCCATCCGCGATCTCCCCGCCGGGAACGCCGCCGCCGGGAAGGTCAACACCGGGGAAAACTACGGCGACTACATCAAGCGGATCGTCGACGAGGAGAACCGCGCCCGCCGCACCATCTACGGCACCCAGGCCTCGACCCAGGGGACGACCCTCGACGTCGAGGCCCGCGCCGCCGGGAAGCGCCTCTTCTCCCAGGCCAACTCGGGCGAATGGCTCCAGGACGAAAACGGGAAGTGGACGCAGAAGTAG